The Polypterus senegalus isolate Bchr_013 chromosome 9, ASM1683550v1, whole genome shotgun sequence genome includes a window with the following:
- the sc5d gene encoding lathosterol oxidase: protein MDLILNIADYYILTPYVYPSTWPENGAFRQIISLLFITNLAAVMLYLMLGSVSYYFIFDHSLMKHPQFLENQVKREIKYALWSVPWISLPTVALFFAEVRGYSKLYDNIEDSPYGWFGVFLSMLSFLLFTDMCIYWIHRFLHHKLIYKYFHKPHHVWKIPTPFASHAFHPVDGFLQGLPYHIYPFLFPLHKVVYLGLYVFVNVWTVSIHDGDYRVPKFLQSIINGSAHHTDHHLFFDYNYGQYFTLWDHIGGSYRFPSALQGKGPHLCVRQSKQIDELNTHWDHKSENSKAHKNK from the exons ATGGATCTCATACTGAATATCGCTGACTATTATATTCTCACACCATATGTCTATCCATCTACCTGGCCAGAGAATGGTGCCTTTCGTCAGATCATCAGCCTGCTGTTTATTACCAACTTAGCAGCTGTGATGCTCTATCTTATGCTTGGATCTGTTAGTTACTATTTCATTTTTGATCACTCTCTTATGAAGCACCCTCAGTTTCTGGAG AATCAAGTCAAACGGGAAATAAAGTATGCCTTGTGGTCAGTGCCGTGGATTAGCCTTCCCACAGTAGCCTTGTTTTTTGCAGAGGTCAGAGGGTATAGCAAGCTGTATGACAATATTGAAGACTCACCTTATG GCTGGTTTGGCGTTTTTCTAAGTATGTTGTCTTTCCTGCTCTTTACTGACATGTGTATCTACTGGATTCACCGTTTTCTTCATCATAAGCTCATCTATAAG taTTTCCACAAACCACACCATGTCTGGAAGATTCCTACACCCTTTGCCAGCCATGCTTTTCATCCAGTGGATGGCTTCCTGCAGGGCTTACCATATCACATCTATCCCTTCTTGTTTCCCTTGCACAAAGTGGTTTACCTTGGTTTGTACGTATTTGTCAATGTATGGACAGTGTCTATCCATGATGGAGATTATCGTGTTCCTAAATTTCTCCAGTCCATTATAAATGGTTCAGCACACCACACTGACCACCACCTCTTCTTTGACTATAATTATGGCCAATATTTCACACTGTGGGACCACATTGGAGGCTCATATAGATTCCCTTCAGCTCTCCAAGGAAAGGGTCCTCATCTCTGTGTTAGACAGAGTAAACAGATAGATGAACTCAATACACATTGGGAccataaatctgaaaattccaaagcgcataaaaataaataa